Within Bactrocera oleae isolate idBacOlea1 chromosome 6, idBacOlea1, whole genome shotgun sequence, the genomic segment TAAACTCGTATTTTATTTCAGCTTTCTGAATAAACTGAAGAGGCCGCTGTACTTGGTTGCTGTGAAAAACCAATGCCAATTTCCATCGTTTGGATCAGCTCTTTCTGATTTTTCGTTCATGCatcgtttcaaaaatatttgcgtaCATGGAAAACACTCcttcttttttcttgtttccacTCACATTACGATATCTTGTGAATTgccatttataaaaattaaactaatgtAAGAGAAACGTTTagaaattgtatatttgtataaaaatcttTGGTGTTCATATATCACTTGAAGAATCGCAGAGGAATTGTGAGGTGTTTGCTCTGAAGTGTGATTGGTTGTTATGTGAGAGCAGCATGCTTCCTAATCAGTCACTACTCCGAGGGTTTCGGGGTACGGATTTCCGATGAGCGAGAGTAGCCTTCTGTtctcacgacagtcgggtctacattACGGAACAGAAGCGGATTTTTTTCCGGCCAAACACTCTCAACTCACCAGCAATTCTCAAACTTGTTTGAAGAAGGGTTTCAACCGCCACAATAACAACAGTGAAAAGCTTTAGTATTCGGCCCTTTACTTAGTTTGGAACCAACCAAGTGAAAGAAACCAGATTGCGCCATCGTGACGTAATAAACTTaagaatgtaaatatattttctttgttgcCTTTTCTcataactaaaatttattacGTCACCGCTTGTGTTCTTACAGCCTTAACTCAACAAAATAACGGTAAATACTTGGTGTAATCTCTACTTTATCGTTCTTGCTCGGAACTGTCAAGAGTCAAGTGTGTGTTCTTTCTATAATTCTGTTGCAGTGAATTAACGCTCACAAGCTCtctcaaaactatttttttcgttttcaataaatataaagaaagaaagagagtaaattatatgtacaagtatatctctgcttaaattaaaattcacttTGGACTAGTTAATGcagattaaatatattttcctggTTTCAATATCCCAATTCATTACCCAACTCCAATTTTATAACGGATTTTAGAACATTTGAAGTTTGTGCAATGCCATGTTTTCCCTTCGAGGTGAGGTCCACTAACAATTCTAACAACATAATATACAGTGTGAACAAatgattaaataattattattaatcgcttgaaatttttattcttttattctTTATAAAGAATGGGATTGAAGTAAGCTCCACgagaaataagtaaataatgaaTCAAAAAGCTTTAgccttaaatataaaaatgcacgCAGGGGCTTAAGCGGCTCAAATGTGCCACAAAATGCATTAACATTGCCGCGACAATGGCGAAGCTGTGATCATTGCCAACAGAGCCATTGATCCGGTGTCCCTACCTGGGTTCTACGTCTAGTCTCCAGCTGCCGATGTGTCATTTGCTGGCATTTGTTtgaattacaaacaaaaaaaaaataaacaaaaaatataaaaatatacaagaaatataaaattaaacaaaaataataataaatgtgtaaaagaaaaataaaatgattgaaGTAGAGGAAGGGCTTAAGAATACAAAGCAAATGCAGCCAGAACGAAGATTTGGAGACAGACTCAAATATTGACAGATGAAGTGTATGCTTTGTGTTTGCGCTGCTTCGCCGACGgacttaaatacatacacatgtatgtatattttccttgcttgtttgtatgtacatatgtatgtgtgtgtgcgtgtgtgttcaTAGGCTCTTAGTTGCATTCATTCAATATTCAATTTCGTTTGCCGAAGAGCGAGaatcaatttcattttttataagcaGATAAAAAGAAGATAAGTGTCAGTCAGTCAGTTAGACAAGAAGTGAAGCGACGCTGTACGCGCGCACACTCAGCGGCGTGTTGCTGCGCGCTGGGCTGCTGCGCCGACAATACCCTTACTTAGCAGCATCCCATGCATCCACGAGCGCTGCGCGCGCAGCCACAGACACACTCATCAGACTTTGCAATCGAAATGTTCCTCAGTTTGCCGTCGCTTAACCTGCGCTTTTGTTTTGCGCTGTCCGCTTGGCTTCATGATTAATTGCACTTTTATGtgagtgttatttttttaagtatttataataatttttaatatttttttctcaccCCTCCTCTGCTCCTTTGCTGGCTTGCCATacacttaaatttatataagtatttatatggatgtgtgtgtgtgtgtgtctgctgTTGCACTGCGTTGCTTGTGCGCGTCATTAgatgtttttgttgcttattgTTGTAGTTGATTTTTGTCGGTATTGTTTGGCTTGCAGTTCGTTGAACCGCTGCTGCGATCTTTTTTCTCGACACGTTGCGATcaattatgtatttaaaaaaataaaataaacgaactaaaataaatattttaaaagccaTGCGGAAACCGATAAAAAGAATACTCACATAAATATGCGTTTGTAtcgtataatatatacatatataaataaacttatATGGATGGTGGGAATAAGTCCTTTGGTCGGCTTATATagtattaaaacttttatagctattgtactacatatgtatgtttgtttatttatatataatttttcttaaaaacggCTGAAGAGATTTCACCTATATTCGAaacgtaaatacatatgtaagtatatttacaaaaaccaaGAAAACCCGTACAATTACTTGGTTttaatcgattagtttgtatggcagctattgtatatcctatagtgatccgatatcgacggttacaacaaatgagcagcttcttgaggaaaaaataacgttttccaAATTTCAAATCGGTATCTTAAAAAATCAGGGACTATTtatcgtatatacatacagatggGCCAAATCAGCATGACTCGTACCCCAAACACTGACCAAAATAGGttaagtcgatccataagagatattGAGACTGTTGCCAACACGATAGTTTTGAAGCACTGTTTCTTCAACTCTTTCGATCTTATCATCATAAATAGAGAACGGGACGTGATGGACGACTCGCTTGAGGCAAGCTTTCGATGATCTCGCGACCTTTTCTGAATGCATTGTGCCTTTCAAATCCTTGTGTTGGTAATAAAGTAGACTCTCCAAAAtctttctgcaacattttcaacgattccgtagccgtgatcacaatggaaatatatttatgtttcacCCTTATAtgctgtttagggtataattagCTGTTGGCGCCATGTTATTAACAAATATTGTTCAAGTTTTCCAAAATTACTCAGATTAGAGGcttcaatattttgtaaaagtaaTACTAACTAAGAATGTTCAAAAATCTCTTTTTCTTCCTCTTGTACCGCAACAGAAATATACTCGCTCTAATAAGCTAATAGTATGGGTGATAAGGCTGCATACAAAAGGAAGTTCGACTTATGAGTGCCACACTAGTTAATGTAATGcatcaaaatttcatattttcccCCTCGTAGTCAAGTGAAAACTGTCGTGATCGGATAGCGGATGTTAAGCAAGCAAACGATGGTCATGCCACGATTGATAGTCAGGAAGGCTTTGCTATGTGATAAGTGGGATCGGCAGGAAACCATCTACTATAAGCTGCGCCGCAATGAAAAAACTCATAATTCGGACCAGTATTGACCACAATTAGACCGTCTGGAGAAAGTAATCGCTCAGAAGCggccagctttggccaataaGAGAGAAGTTGTGTTCCATCGAGACAACTCGAAGCCATAAACATCGATAGTAATGCGCCAGAAGCTTAGTTGGGAGGTTGTTATGCACTCTCCTTATAGCACGCTCTGTAATTCGCTTCAAGAGAAATGTGTCAAACTCTACTACCCCAATATATAGGATTTTCTTAAAAAGCTTGATGAGAATTACAAAGTACATACAATATGGCTGACAGCACACGTCAAGTGAAGCGCTGATTACAACAATAAGAAAGTTGATTGCAACATCAAGTTAGCACCGAGAAAATATTCCAATAAAGTTGTATAAATTGATTGTTGATGGAATAAgaaaaacattatatatatatatacctattttaATCTATAGTTTATTCACTGCCGATTAAGTGAACTTCCAGTTAATGTGCCACtttgagaatttattttaatgaacgAGTGAATGAGCAGTGTGCGGAGATACAAGGTGATGTAGCGGAAAACTCTGTAGGAAAAAACACAGCTGAAATTGATCCGCAATCAGTTTTGAGAATGTAATACTGTGGATTCATTTTTGCTCTCTTCTAGCACTTCTTCCGAGCCATAGGGTTCTGTTAACGCTAACTATTAAGCTAAGCTATCCTCGACTGTCTTAATATTTGAGAGTGCAGATCGAATAAACAACTGACATAAGGTCAATAAATTAGAATAGAATATCGAAATAGTAGAAATTGGTTATACGTATTCACTACGTAACTTGTTcttttcatttgaaatttttttatgaaagaaaGCAGGGCCCGAAAGAGTGAATCAAAGATGATTTCTCTAGGTTGCTATGATCTAGTAAGTTTTTCCTGCAGGGTACACACTTTAATGCAAGGTGCTTGAGAGTATACTTATATGAGTTGGCGGCATATTAACACGATCACAAGATCTTGATGCCTCGAGCAGTAATACCGCTGTGGTGGCTAAAACGCAATGCCGATTAGTGTCACATTTGTGACGTCCACTGAAGCGACACGACGTGAGTAACGATTtgcaagtaaaaaattaatttcagcgCTGCTCATATGCGCGCCGTTGACGTGGCGTGTGGACATAGTGAACACGCCAGAATAAAAATCAGAATAAAGCGTGACTTTCAGTGAGCGATCGCTTAAATTATTATACTGAAATTTGAATTAATCACTTGGACGTCGAGTCCACAATCAATGTGTAGGTGGTTGTGATTGAGGGAAAACCAGTGAGCAGTTAAACAAGTGGAGCTAAACATGAATTTGTTTAGTGAATGAAATTACTTAATAGACTCACCCGCTCTTCCTCGCGTATCATTTCCGCAATTCCAGGTTTTATTTCTAGATCATCGGCCAATGAGGAAGTGTGATGATGTGGAGCATGCGTCGGCGGTGGGGCACTACCGTGTGGCATGCCCATTGCACCTAAATCCATTTGTGCCGCTACAGCGGCCGCCATCGCAGCCGCTTGAGAGCCCAGTGCAAAACGCGAGTCACTAGCGCCACCACCCTGCTCTGACCGACCGCTCACACCACTACTACCCACGGGTGTAGCTGTGAGCTGGCCACTGATCAAGCTGGACGGGTGTGTAGGCGTCGCCGCTGATAAGGCCGGCGATGCGCGATGTGAATGCAGGAGATGGGATGGTTGTGACTGTGCTTGTCCGGGAAGATGtgactgttgttgctgctgttgttgttgctggtgatGCACATGTTGTTGTGACTGCTGATGCGACAGATGCGTGGCGACACCAGGTGGAGTACGCATAGGACGCAAGAGAGATGGTGCCGGCGTTGTAGATGGTGAGGCCAGGTCTAAATGAGCGGCGGTCTCGAGTAATGAAGGTGTTAAACGTGATGTACAACGCGCGCTTGACTGCGTTGTGCTGCAGGGAGCTGTGCCAGCAGCCGATGTGGTTTGAGGCGGTGTTATTATTGTACAATCACGATCACGATCACGTTCTCGCTCGCGTTCTCGTTCCCGATCGCGTTCAGCACGTTCGGCAGCAATGAGACCACTTAAGGGACTCGGTGGCGGATTGAAGATCATGTCAGCAGATGGCCAACGTCGTTTACGTACGTGAcgtgattgttgttgctgtagttgcTGTTGCGAggcttgctgctgctgttgttgtggcaaCAGTAGAGGAGATAGCCGTAACTCCAGATTGCTGCTGCCACCGAGAATATCTCCACTGGTGCTGTTGCTACTTGTTGCCGTACTGAAATCCCAGTCAGCGCGACCTAAGCGCAATTTCTTCTCAGCGTCCAGAAAAGCTAAGGGCTCCTCTGATTCAGCAAGCGGATCATGATAATCCTTACGTTCACGCTTCGAGGCTGGAGATCCGCCGTCTCCACCTCTCTTTGGTGAACACGACTTGGAGGGAGAATGCAGCTCTTTCAGTAAACGCTCAGCGGCCGCTTCCTCTGCGGACACACTACCGGCGCTAACATCCGCCAGTCCACGTACCTTCAGCATTTCTGCAATACGCAAAAGCGGTCCAATCTGATCTTGGCTAACATTGATCTCGCCACGATACATGAATTCCACGATCGCCTTCAAATCAGACCAGTTGACATCGCGCATGATTACAATGGGATGCTGGCAAGGTGTATCCGAAAACAACATCTGAAAGTAGGGTGAGCACGCGGAGAGTATCATTTTATGCGCCTTAATCGAACGTCCATCGCAGGCCAAAGTCACATCGACAAACGATTCGCTTTGCAAAAGCTGATCGAAGACGCTCGTCAGGTTGCTTTGGTAATTGTTCCAACGCAGACAAAATTGTTGCGGCACAGTGGGCGTCGAGCCAGTTGACGAATGCGGCGAGATGGCTTGTGCCGCACCAATAGCGCTTGTACCACTGGGTGATGTGACACGTGCCCCAATGTTATCACCACCAGGTGTTGGCGTGTGTGCAGTTGTTGAGCATGCGGGTGGTATTGGTGACTCCTCACGCAACAGCGGACTACAGCGCCCTGCTTTGGACTCATGTTCGCGCGCGGCTAAACACTCATCACCTTGTTCTACACCGGTTGTGGTTGTAGTCGAATGTGTGGGCGCTGGCGGTGGCGGCGGTGTAAGCGGACTGCCAAGAAAACTTGGCAATACGGAAGCGGGTCGTGGTGGTGGTGGTTGTGGAGACGGGGGTGATGAAACCGATGAGGTCGATGAGGTGCGTGCTGCGAGATTGGCACGCTGTCGTGATAACATTGGACTTGAGAGTAGCGAACGAAATGGCGATGAAGATGTTGTATTATCAGCGGCGCTCAGCGGTCGTAGGCCACCTCCTTGCGGTGGCGGTGAGTTGGAAGTCATTTTAGCTACAGTCGGTCGGTGGTTAATCTATGATCACTGTGTGTTTATTTTGGTTTCGGTAGCGCCGGTTTG encodes:
- the bab1 gene encoding protein bric-a-brac 1 isoform X4, producing MTSNSPPPQGGGLRPLSAADNTTSSSPFRSLLSSPMLSRQRANLAARTSSTSSVSSPPSPQPPPPRPASVLPSFLGSPLTPPPPPAPTHSTTTTTGVEQGDECLAAREHESKAGRCSPLLREESPIPPACSTTAHTPTPGGDNIGARVTSPSGTSAIGAAQAISPHSSTGSTPTVPQQFCLRWNNYQSNLTSVFDQLLQSESFVDVTLACDGRSIKAHKMILSACSPYFQMLFSDTPCQHPIVIMRDVNWSDLKAIVEFMYRGEINVSQDQIGPLLRIAEMLKVRGLADVSAGSVSAEEAAAERLLKELHSPSKSCSPKRGGDGGSPASKRERKDYHDPLAESEEPLAFLDAEKKLRLGRADWDFSTATSSNSTSGDILGGSSNLELRLSPLLLPQQQQQQASQQQLQQQQSRHVRKRRWPSADMIFNPPPSPLSGLIAAERAERDRERERERERDRDRDCTIITPPQTTSAAGTAPCSTTQSSARCTSRLTPSLLETAAHLDLASPSTTPAPSLLRPMRTPPGVATHLSHQQSQQHVHHQQQQQQQQQSHLPGQAQSQPSHLLHSHRASPALSAATPTHPSSLISGQLTATPVGSSGVSGRSEQGGGASDSRFALGSQAAAMAAAVAAQMDLGAMGMPHGSAPPPTHAPHHHTSSLADDLEIKPGIAEMIREEERAKMLENSHAWMGASSSSTIADSYQYQLQSMWQKCWNTNQSLMHHLRFRERGPLKSWRPETMAEAIFSVLKEGLSLSQAARKYDIPYPTFVLYANRVHNMLGPSIDGGPDLRPKGRGRPQRILLGIWPDEHIKGVIKTVVFRDAKDLKDDSIVPHLPYGRHSDGPLNYPGMSGPCPNGVPTPTGDQMSQEATAAAVAAVAHNIRQQMQLAAAVQHQHPSEGPPGPGLFNIPPHLQPHLAAAASAGSGGAAPGVHGSVPLPKTSISPALSTTSNPSGGTMLGPRHAPSPCGPGLPGLPPNLPPSMAMALHMGRCDPTGVLSQQQQHQLQHLHMQQQQALQQQQQQQQQHHQQQHQQQQHGFGYGVSSMPHHGATSASATATSSSSQHYQQHQLQHQHPQQQPQAQQQQLHQHQQHHQSPSVVATATKTKCPSPTSLLEHRRSSPSGDSHLHSTLTELGLDMGYKTTRSSAYSPTRLFSEDLAALVGASEDSPPGTTASSTNVSSTSTVTTPAMSGSHADVSITSSATSGNISSSNIKIEPITTSSE
- the bab1 gene encoding protein bric-a-brac 1 isoform X3 → MTSNSPPPQGGGLRPLSAADNTTSSSPFRSLLSSPMLSRQRANLAARTSSTSSVSSPPSPQPPPPRPASVLPSFLGSPLTPPPPPAPTHSTTTTTGVEQGDECLAAREHESKAGRCSPLLREESPIPPACSTTAHTPTPGGDNIGARVTSPSGTSAIGAAQAISPHSSTGSTPTVPQQFCLRWNNYQSNLTSVFDQLLQSESFVDVTLACDGRSIKAHKMILSACSPYFQMLFSDTPCQHPIVIMRDVNWSDLKAIVEFMYRGEINVSQDQIGPLLRIAEMLKVRGLADVSAGSVSAEEAAAERLLKELHSPSKSCSPKRGGDGGSPASKRERKDYHDPLAESEEPLAFLDAEKKLRLGRADWDFSTATSSNSTSGDILGGSSNLELRLSPLLLPQQQQQQASQQQLQQQQSRHVRKRRWPSADMIFNPPPSPLSGLIAAERAERDRERERERERDRDRDCTIITPPQTTSAAGTAPCSTTQSSARCTSRLTPSLLETAAHLDLASPSTTPAPSLLRPMRTPPGVATHLSHQQSQQHVHHQQQQQQQQQSHLPGQAQSQPSHLLHSHRASPALSAATPTHPSSLISGQLTATPVGSSGVSGRSEQGGGASDSRFALGSQAAAMAAAVAAQMDLGAMGMPHGSAPPPTHAPHHHTSSLADDLEIKPGIAEMIREEERAKMLENSHAWMGASSSSTIAADSYQYQLQSMWQKCWNTNQSLMHHLRFRERGPLKSWRPETMAEAIFSVLKEGLSLSQAARKYDIPYPTFVLYANRVHNMLGPSIDGGPDLRPKGRGRPQRILLGIWPDEHIKGVIKTVVFRDAKDLKDDSIVPHLPYGRHSDGPLNYPGMSGPCPNGVPTPTGDQMSQEATAAAVAAVAHNIRQQMQLAAAVQHQHPSEGPPGPGLFNIPPHLQPHLAAAASAGSGGAAPGVHGSVPLPKTSISPALSTTSNPSGGTMLGPRHAPSPCGPGLPGLPPNLPPSMAMALHMGRCDPTGVLSQQQQHQLQHLHMQQQQALQQQQQQQQQHHQQQHQQQQHGFGYGVSSMPHHGATSASATATSSSSQHYQQHQLQHQHPQQQPQAQQQQLHQHQQHHQSPSVVATATKTKCPSPTSLLEHRRSSPSGDSHLHSTLTELGLDMGYKTTRSSAYSPTRLFSEDLAALVGASEDSPPGTTASSTNVSSTSTVTTPAMSGSHADVSITSSATSGNISSSNIKIEPITTSSE
- the bab1 gene encoding protein bric-a-brac 1 isoform X1 → MTSNSPPPQGGGLRPLSAADNTTSSSPFRSLLSSPMLSRQRANLAARTSSTSSVSSPPSPQPPPPRPASVLPSFLGSPLTPPPPPAPTHSTTTTTGVEQGDECLAAREHESKAGRCSPLLREESPIPPACSTTAHTPTPGGDNIGARVTSPSGTSAIGAAQAISPHSSTGSTPTVPQQFCLRWNNYQSNLTSVFDQLLQSESFVDVTLACDGRSIKAHKMILSACSPYFQMLFSDTPCQHPIVIMRDVNWSDLKAIVEFMYRGEINVSQDQIGPLLRIAEMLKVRGLADVSAGSVSAEEAAAERLLKELHSPSKSCSPKRGGDGGSPASKRERKDYHDPLAESEEPLAFLDAEKKLRLGRADWDFSTATSSNSTSGDILGGSSNLELRLSPLLLPQQQQQQASQQQLQQQQSRHVRKRRWPSADMIFNPPPSPLSGLIAAERAERDRERERERERDRDRDCTIITPPQTTSAAGTAPCSTTQSSARCTSRLTPSLLETAAHLDLASPSTTPAPSLLRPMRTPPGVATHLSHQQSQQHVHHQQQQQQQQQSHLPGQAQSQPSHLLHSHRASPALSAATPTHPSSLISGQLTATPVGSSGVSGRSEQGGGASDSRFALGSQAAAMAAAVAAQMDLGAMGMPHGSAPPPTHAPHHHTSSLADDLEIKPGIAEMIREEERAKMLENSHAWMGASSSSTIAADSYQYQLQSMWQKCWNTNQSLMHHLRFRERGPLKSWRPETMAEAIFSVLKEGLSLSQAARKYDIPYPTFVLYANRVHNMLGPSIDGGPDLRPKGRGRPQRILLGIWPDEHIKGVIKTVVFRDAKDLKDDSIVPHLPYGRHSPMFPFQDGPLNYPGMSGPCPNGVPTPTGDQMSQEATAAAVAAVAHNIRQQMQLAAAVQHQHPSEGPPGPGLFNIPPHLQPHLAAAASAGSGGAAPGVHGSVPLPKTSISPALSTTSNPSGGTMLGPRHAPSPCGPGLPGLPPNLPPSMAMALHMGRCDPTGVLSQQQQHQLQHLHMQQQQALQQQQQQQQQHHQQQHQQQQHGFGYGVSSMPHHGATSASATATSSSSQHYQQHQLQHQHPQQQPQAQQQQLHQHQQHHQSPSVVATATKTKCPSPTSLLEHRRSSPSGDSHLHSTLTELGLDMGYKTTRSSAYSPTRLFSEDLAALVGASEDSPPGTTASSTNVSSTSTVTTPAMSGSHADVSITSSATSGNISSSNIKIEPITTSSE
- the bab1 gene encoding protein bric-a-brac 1 isoform X2; this encodes MTSNSPPPQGGGLRPLSAADNTTSSSPFRSLLSSPMLSRQRANLAARTSSTSSVSSPPSPQPPPPRPASVLPSFLGSPLTPPPPPAPTHSTTTTTGVEQGDECLAAREHESKAGRCSPLLREESPIPPACSTTAHTPTPGGDNIGARVTSPSGTSAIGAAQAISPHSSTGSTPTVPQQFCLRWNNYQSNLTSVFDQLLQSESFVDVTLACDGRSIKAHKMILSACSPYFQMLFSDTPCQHPIVIMRDVNWSDLKAIVEFMYRGEINVSQDQIGPLLRIAEMLKVRGLADVSAGSVSAEEAAAERLLKELHSPSKSCSPKRGGDGGSPASKRERKDYHDPLAESEEPLAFLDAEKKLRLGRADWDFSTATSSNSTSGDILGGSSNLELRLSPLLLPQQQQQQASQQQLQQQQSRHVRKRRWPSADMIFNPPPSPLSGLIAAERAERDRERERERERDRDRDCTIITPPQTTSAAGTAPCSTTQSSARCTSRLTPSLLETAAHLDLASPSTTPAPSLLRPMRTPPGVATHLSHQQSQQHVHHQQQQQQQQQSHLPGQAQSQPSHLLHSHRASPALSAATPTHPSSLISGQLTATPVGSSGVSGRSEQGGGASDSRFALGSQAAAMAAAVAAQMDLGAMGMPHGSAPPPTHAPHHHTSSLADDLEIKPGIAEMIREEERAKMLENSHAWMGASSSSTIADSYQYQLQSMWQKCWNTNQSLMHHLRFRERGPLKSWRPETMAEAIFSVLKEGLSLSQAARKYDIPYPTFVLYANRVHNMLGPSIDGGPDLRPKGRGRPQRILLGIWPDEHIKGVIKTVVFRDAKDLKDDSIVPHLPYGRHSPMFPFQDGPLNYPGMSGPCPNGVPTPTGDQMSQEATAAAVAAVAHNIRQQMQLAAAVQHQHPSEGPPGPGLFNIPPHLQPHLAAAASAGSGGAAPGVHGSVPLPKTSISPALSTTSNPSGGTMLGPRHAPSPCGPGLPGLPPNLPPSMAMALHMGRCDPTGVLSQQQQHQLQHLHMQQQQALQQQQQQQQQHHQQQHQQQQHGFGYGVSSMPHHGATSASATATSSSSQHYQQHQLQHQHPQQQPQAQQQQLHQHQQHHQSPSVVATATKTKCPSPTSLLEHRRSSPSGDSHLHSTLTELGLDMGYKTTRSSAYSPTRLFSEDLAALVGASEDSPPGTTASSTNVSSTSTVTTPAMSGSHADVSITSSATSGNISSSNIKIEPITTSSE